The DNA segment GGCGATCTCGGCCGCACTCGCCCGCGCATGCTTGCGCACGTTCGCGAGCCCCTCCTGCGCGCACCTGAGCAGCACGACCTCGAGCTCGCGGTCGAGGCCCGAGGCATCCGTCGTCACCGACACCCGCACGCCGGTCTCGCGCTCGAACGTCGCGGCCAGCCGTCGCAGCGCCTCCGCGAGGCCGGCATCCGAGTCGACCGGGGCCAGCGAGGCGACGAGCCCGCGCGCCTCGGTGAGCGCCTCGCGCGCCATCTGCTCCATGAGCTCGACGTCGCCGCGAGCGGATGCCGCATCCGCACCCTCGACGGCGGCGAGCCGCCGCGCGGTGCGCTGGGCGACCATCACGAGGCCCGTGAGGCTCTGCGCGATCGTGTCGTGGATCTCGCGGGCGAGCCGGCCCCGCTCGTCGGAGACCCCGGCGTCGCGGTGCATCGCCGCGAGCTGACCCTGCGCGGCCTGCAACTCGTCGAGCAGGCGCGCACGCTCCTCGCCGAACTCGGCGATCCGCGTGACCCAGAGGCCGAGCGCGATGCTGAATCCGACCGACAGGGCGGCGACGACGCTGCCGACGACGAGGCCCGCAGGCCACTCCCGCACCGCGTAGCCCACGACGATCGCGACGGCGATGGCGAGGTTCGCGATGATCGCGCTGCGCGTCGACGGCGACGACGACCAGACGAACGGGTACAGGAACGCCTGGAGGATCGCGAACGACGGCTCGATGACCGTGCCGATCGCGAGGAGCACCGCGTAGACGAGCGAGACCGCGAGGTGCGCGCGCGGCGTCGCGACCGGCACGCACCTGCGGCCCCAGACGAGGTGGACGAGCAGGAACGCCCCTGCGGTCGCCCACACGCCCGCGTCGTCGGCGCCGAACGGCGGGTCGAGCAGCGAGATCGCGACGATCACCACCGAGACGGCGATCGCCGCGGCATCCCACCACCGCACGTTCTGCATGGACTCAGGCTCCCACAGGGCGTTCGTGCTGCGAAGCGCTCACGCGTCGCGCCGGATCCACCGGAAGGTGAGCCGGCTCAGGACGAGCCCGACGACGAGCCACGCGAGGAGCGCGACCGCGACCCACCCGAGCTCCCACGCGCCGTTCTGCTCGAGCACCGCGAAGTCCTCGGGCAGGAACACGGCGCGCATGCCCTGCGCCATCCACTTCAGCGGGAACAGGCTCGCCACGTTCTGCATCCACTCGGGGAGTGCGTAGAACTGGAGGTAGACGCCCGAGATGAACTGCAGCACGAGCAGGATCGGGATCACGACCGCAGAGGCCGACTTGCCCGAGCGCGGAACCGACGACAGTGCGATGCCGAGCAGGGCCGACGTGCCGACGCCGAGCACGAACACCCAGGCGAAGGTCGCCCACTTCTCGGGCTCGGTGGGCAGCGCGATGCCGAACAGGGTGGCGGCGGCGAGCAGCAGCAGCCCGGCCTGCATCACGCCGGTCACGAAGACCTGACCGATCTTGCCCAGGAAGTACGACACCGGCGAGAGCGGTGTGCCGCCGAGGCGCTTCAGCGTGCCGTCGGACTTCTCGGTCGCGATGTCGATCGCGAGGTTCTGCACGCCCGAGAGCAGCATGCCCGCGGCGAGCATGCCCGGCAGGTAGTAGGCGCCCACGGAGACGCCCTCCATCCCGGGGCCCGGCTGGATGTCCCCGCTCGAACTGAAGGCCGCCGTGAAGATGCCGAGCATGATGAACGGGAACAGGAACGTGAAGAAGACGGCGTCGGGGGAGCGGAAGTAGCTCGTGACCTCGTAGCCGATGCGGGAGGCGCCGAGCGCGAAGCGCCCGGGTCGACGGATGCCGGCGGCGGGGCCGGTCGCGGTGGGGCTGACGGCGGTGCTCATGCGTGGGCCTCCTCGGTCTCGCGGGTCTCGGCGCCGGCGGCGCGGACCAGGTCCAGGTAGATGTCCTCGAGGCTCGGACGGATGACCTCGAGGTCGACGGGTTCGCCGCCGAGGTCGCGGGCGACGGATGCCACGAGCCGCGCCGGGTGCTCGGTGCGCGCTTCGCGCGGGGAGCCGTCGGCGTCTCGCCAGCGCACGATCGGGACGCGCGCCTCGGCGCCGCCGAGCTCGTGCACGCGGCCGACGTCGACGAGCCTGCCACCGATGATGATGCCGGCCCGGTCGCCGAGCTGCTCGGCCTCGTCGAGGTAGTGCGTGGTGAGCAGGATGGTCGTCCCCTCGCGCTTCAGCGACCGGATCAGCGCCCAGAACTCGCGGCGCGCCTCGGGGTCGAAGCCCGTCGTGGGCTCGTCGAGGAACAGCAGTTCGGGTCGCCCGATGATGCCGAGGGCCACATCGAGCCGTCGCCGCTGCCCGCCCGAGAGCTTCGCGATGCGCGTGCGCTCCTTCGCCTCGAGCCCGACGGCGGCGATCACCTCGTCGACGTCGCGCGGGTGCGGGTAGAGCCCGGCGAAGTGCGCGAGTTGCTCGCGCACGGTCATCGCGCCGCTCTCGGTGCCCGACTGCAGCACGATGCCGATGCGCGCCTTCCAGTCGAGGCCGCCGTGGGCCGGATCGACGCCGAGCACGTCGACCTCGCCCGCGCTGCGCAGGCGGTAGCCCTCGAGGATCTCGATCGTGGTCGACTTGCCCGCGCCGTTCGGCCCGAGCAGCGCGAAGGTCTCGCCGCGCGGGATGTCGAGGTCGATGCCGTCGACCGCGGCGACGGTGCCGTACTGCTTGCGGAGTCCGCGGATCCGGACTGCTGGGATGTTCTCCATGCCTCGAGCCTGCTCTCCGGACGGCCCGGGCGGTAGCCGTGGAGCGGTCGATCACGCCCTCAACCGGTCGGTGGATGCCGCGTCCGTGCAGCGCGCGGACGCGGCATCCGCTCGATCACGCCCCGACCAGCAGGTGCGGGTGCTGCGCCTCGACCACGTCGGGGTGCGAGCGCATGCGGCTCTTCAGCCAGTTCTCGCCGAAGACGGCGTGCAGCGGGTTCGCGGGGTCGTCGGTGATGCCGCGCGCCTCGGCCGCGAGCGAGGGCGGGAGCTCGACGCTCGGGATCCGCGCGTCGAGCGACGGCCCGTGGAAGTAGGGGATCGAGATGCGCTCGGTGCCGGGCTCGGGGGAGACCACGCGGTGCAGCGTCGCCTTGAGGTACCCGCCCGTGGCGATCTCGAGCAGTTCGCCGATGTTCACCACGAACGCGCCGGGGGGCGGGGTCACGTCGATCCACTCGCCGTCCTTCTCGACCTGGAGGCCGGCCTTGCCCTCCTCGACGGAGAGCAGCGTGAGCACGCCGAGGTCCTTGTGCGCGCCGACGCCCTGCGCGGGCTGCTCGGCCTCGACGCCCGGGTAGCGCACGATCTTCACGTACGGCGACGGCGTCGCGAACGCCTCGTCGAAGGTGTCGGCCGGTGCGCCGAGCGCCTCGGCCCAGGCGCGCAGGAGCCGCGTGCCGACCTCGTCGAGGCGCGTGATCCACTCCTCGGCGACCTCGCGCAGCTCGGGCAGTGCGGCGGGCCACAGGTTCGGCCCCTGCAGCACCCAGTAGTCGGGCGTGTCGGGTCCGAGCGGCACGGCGGGGCGCTCGGCGCCGATGTCGATCTGCTCGCGGATGTCGACGCGGCCGAGGGTGCGTTCGCCGCCCATGCGCGTGTAGCCGCGGAAGTGCGGGCTCTTCACGTTCTCGATCGCCAGCTTGTGCGATTCGGGCAGTGCGAAGAACGCGCGGGCGGCCGCGTAGGCGCGTTCGATCAGCTCAGCGGGCACGCCGTGGCCGACGAGCGAGAAGAAGCCGACCTCGTGGGTCGCGCGGCGCAGTTCGTCGCGGAACGCGGCCTGCTGTTCGGGCGTGCCGTTGAGGAGGGAGAGGTCGAGGACGGGGATGCCGGACATGTGCTGGTCCTTTCGAGGGCCGGGAGGGTGGTGCGCCGACGAAGCGGCCCCGGCATCCTGGGGACGTCGGCTCCCTGGCATCCGGCCGGCCGTCCCCTGGGGGCTGACGGGCGATGGATGCCGCGGGGCTGACGCGGACGCGTCGGATGCGGCGTGAGCACTGGGCTGCGGTCGGCGGCGCGTGGAGAATCGCGCCCTGGGATCGTCGGGGAGGACGATCGCCTAGCGGCGACAGCAGCGACAGGACTTGGTGCTCACGATGTCGCACACGGTAGCACGCGGCGGGCGTTCCGCGGAATCCGGCCGTCAGGCGGCGAGGACGAGCGAGGCCGCGATCGCGAGCATCACGAGGGCGATGATGCCGTCGAGGATGCGCCAGGCGAGCGGGCTCGCGAGCGGGCGGCCGAGGAGCCTCGCGCCGTAGGCCAGGGCGAAGAACCAGGCGAGGCTCGCCGTGATCGCACCGGCCGCGAACGTCCAGCGCGCCTCGCCGTGGGTGGCCCCGACCGAGCCGAGCAGGATCACGGTGTCGAGGTAGACGTGCGGGTTCAGCCAGGTCAGCGCGAGGCACGTGAGGATCACGGGCGCGAGGGCGGTCCGCGTGAGGGTACCGACCCGACCCTGCGCGGCCCCGGGACCCTCCTGTTCGAGCGCGGGTTCGGCCACGAGGCCCGCGTCGGCGCCGCGCAGCGCGCGGCGTGCGGCGAGCACGGCGTAGCCCACGAGGAACGCCGCACCCGCCCACCGCGCGATGCCGACGAGCCACGGCATGGCCTGTAGTGCGGCCCCCATTCCGCCGACGCCGGCGGCGATGAGCACGGCGTCGGATGCCGCGCAGATCGCGGCGACCACGAACACGTGTTCGCGCCGGACCCCCTGGCGCAGCACGAACACGTTCTGCGCGCCGATGGCGACGATCAGGGAGAGCCCGAGCCCGAGGCCCGCGGCGAACACGGTGACATCCACGGCGACGACGCTACGGCCCGCGTGCGATGGAATCCAGCTCAGGATTCTTCAGGACCATTAGCATCGCTTCATGCACATTCCCCTCGACCTCGCGCGGACCCTCGCGGCCGTCGTCGACGCCGGAACCTTCGAGGGCGCCGCGGCCGACCTCCGGATCACGCCCTCCGCGGTCTCGCAGCGCGTGAAGCAGCTCGAACGGCGACTCGGTCGCGTGCTCGCCGTGCGGACCAAGCCCGTCCGCCCCACCGAGGCCGGCGCCGCCGTCGTCCGCCTCGCGCGCCAGCTCGCGCTGCTCGAGCACGACGCGCTCGCCGCGTTCGGCGGCGAGGATTCGGCATCCGCCCGCCCCACGACCGTGCCGCTCGCGGTCAACGCCGACTCGCTCGCGACCTGGTTCCTGCCCGCGCTCGCCCGGCTCGCGGGCGCGCACCCGGTCGTCTTCGACCTCCACCGCGACGACCAGGACTTCACCGCCGGGCTCCTCGAGAGCGGCACCGTGATGGGGGCCGTGACCTCGCAGGCCGACCCGGTCGCCGGATGCCTCGTCCGCCCGCTCGGCGTCATGCGCTACACCGCCGTCGCCACGCCCGGCTGGATCGCCCGATGGTGCCCGGGCGGCGCCGATGCCGGCGCCCTCGCACGCGCCCCCCGGGTCGACTTCGACCGGCGCGACGACCTGCAGGCCGAGTACCTGCGCCGGATCGGAGCGGATGCCGAGCAGCCGCCGCGGCACCTCGTGCCCGCGTCGAACGACTTCGCGACCGCGATCAAGCTCGGCCTCGGCTGGGGGCTCCTGCCCGGGTTCCAGTGCGACGAGGAGCTGGCCGACGGCCGGCTCGTCGCGCTCGGCGGCCCGGCGGTCGACGTGCCGCTGTACTGGCAGCAGTGGAACCTCGGTTCCCCGCTCCTCGACGCGATCGCCGAGGGCGTCACGCGCGATGCGCGCCGCGCTCTCGATCCGCCGGGGTGATCACAGGTTCTGGCCGATGTCCCACAGGCGGTCGGGCCGACCGTCGATCGCCTCCGAGACCGCGAGGGCCTGATCGTCCGAGAGCGATGCGACGTAGTCGACGACGCCGCGCCCCACGCCGAGGTCTCGGACCTCCGCCGCCGAGGGAACCGGCACCCCCTCCGGGCGGGTCGAGCGGAGCCCGGCATAGCCGTCGGTCGCGATCTCGACGAGCTCCCGCAACCGCAGCGGCACGCGATCCCGATCGTCCTCGTCGCGGAGCCACGCCGTGAGCCCCTTCACCGCGCGCGTGATCACGCGGCTCAGCCCCCGCTGGTACATGACGATGTCGGACCGGTCGAGGATGAAGTGCCGATGCACGAACTTCAGGATCTCGACCTCGTGCCAGGCGCGTTCGTCGAGCGTCACGAGCCCGGCCCGCACGATGCCGTCCGGTGCGGGAACCACCGAGGACTGCAGGTGGTCGATCCACCGGTTCGTGAACGAGGAGAGCGCCTTCTCGGCCGCGATCGAGCCGTCGAACGGACTCGCCAGCAGTCCGTCGACGAGATCGTCGGCGACCACGCCCACCGCCTCGCGGAACGCGTCGTCGCCCGCGATCCAGGGGTCGCTCGCGTGCAGCTTCCTGCGCAGCGCCTCGAGCGCGCTCCCGGGCGGCGCAGTGCGCCGACGGAGCTCGTCGTCGTCGAGGTCGCGCAGCTGCACGCCCGACTCGATCCAGCCGCGGAACTCGCGTGCCACCGCGCCCTGGCCGAGCAGGCCCGCGCGATGGAAGTCGTCGACGTCGTGGATCGAGTACGCGATGTCGTCGGCGATGTCCATGATCGAGCACTCGAGCGACTGCCGCAGCGGCGGATGGCCGTCGCGTGCCTCGAACAGGTCGGCCGCATCGATCCCGTACGCCGAGAACTTCAACGCCTCGACGCCGTGATCGGTGCGCCGGAGCCCGCGCGGCAGCGGCCCGTCGCCGAGTTCGGAGACCTCGACGTCGCGCGTCCACGGGTACTTCGCGACCGCGCTCCGCACCGCCGCCGTCAGGTTCAGGCCCCTCGGGGCCACCTGGCTCACGTCGAGCACCGTGATGATCCGGTACGTCTGCGCGTTGCCCTCGAACCCGTCGGGAAGGCCCAGCGTCTCGCGCGCGAGCCGGTCGAGCACCCGCTCGCCGAGATGGCCGAACGGCGGGTGGCCGAGGTCGTGGGCGCTCGCCGCGGCCTGCACGACGACCGCGTCGCAGCCGTGCGCGAGCGCGAAGTCGCGCGTCGGCGACGCGGCATCCGTCATCTTCACCGCGATCGCACGCGCGACCGCGGTGACCTTGATCGAGTGGGTGAGCCGGTTGTGGATCAGCGGGCCCGCACCGGGCTGCCCGATGACCTGCGTCACCGCCGAGAGGCGCGAGAAGTACGGCGAGAACCTGACGCGCTCGAGATCGAGGCGGAACTGGGAGTGCTCGCCGACGACGTCCGCGCTGCTGCGAGGCTCGTCGACGTGACGGTTCGCGCGGTCCATGCCGGATGTTCCCGGGTCAGGCGAACAGTCGCTGC comes from the Agromyces marinus genome and includes:
- a CDS encoding sensor histidine kinase; the protein is MQNVRWWDAAAIAVSVVIVAISLLDPPFGADDAGVWATAGAFLLVHLVWGRRCVPVATPRAHLAVSLVYAVLLAIGTVIEPSFAILQAFLYPFVWSSSPSTRSAIIANLAIAVAIVVGYAVREWPAGLVVGSVVAALSVGFSIALGLWVTRIAEFGEERARLLDELQAAQGQLAAMHRDAGVSDERGRLAREIHDTIAQSLTGLVMVAQRTARRLAAVEGADAASARGDVELMEQMAREALTEARGLVASLAPVDSDAGLAEALRRLAATFERETGVRVSVTTDASGLDRELEVVLLRCAQEGLANVRKHARASAAEIAVTTSGTPPEIVLAVRDDGVGPGDPAHRDGGFGLAGMRDRVGLVGGRLEFGAGRNGGTVLRVVVPRADAAPGPTTDDGGGGGGGGGGGGAAGARARAGGEA
- a CDS encoding ABC transporter ATP-binding protein yields the protein MENIPAVRIRGLRKQYGTVAAVDGIDLDIPRGETFALLGPNGAGKSTTIEILEGYRLRSAGEVDVLGVDPAHGGLDWKARIGIVLQSGTESGAMTVREQLAHFAGLYPHPRDVDEVIAAVGLEAKERTRIAKLSGGQRRRLDVALGIIGRPELLFLDEPTTGFDPEARREFWALIRSLKREGTTILLTTHYLDEAEQLGDRAGIIIGGRLVDVGRVHELGGAEARVPIVRWRDADGSPREARTEHPARLVASVARDLGGEPVDLEVIRPSLEDIYLDLVRAAGAETRETEEAHA
- a CDS encoding deoxyguanosinetriphosphate triphosphohydrolase family protein, yielding MDRANRHVDEPRSSADVVGEHSQFRLDLERVRFSPYFSRLSAVTQVIGQPGAGPLIHNRLTHSIKVTAVARAIAVKMTDAASPTRDFALAHGCDAVVVQAAASAHDLGHPPFGHLGERVLDRLARETLGLPDGFEGNAQTYRIITVLDVSQVAPRGLNLTAAVRSAVAKYPWTRDVEVSELGDGPLPRGLRRTDHGVEALKFSAYGIDAADLFEARDGHPPLRQSLECSIMDIADDIAYSIHDVDDFHRAGLLGQGAVAREFRGWIESGVQLRDLDDDELRRRTAPPGSALEALRRKLHASDPWIAGDDAFREAVGVVADDLVDGLLASPFDGSIAAEKALSSFTNRWIDHLQSSVVPAPDGIVRAGLVTLDERAWHEVEILKFVHRHFILDRSDIVMYQRGLSRVITRAVKGLTAWLRDEDDRDRVPLRLRELVEIATDGYAGLRSTRPEGVPVPSAAEVRDLGVGRGVVDYVASLSDDQALAVSEAIDGRPDRLWDIGQNL
- a CDS encoding ABC transporter permease; its protein translation is MSTAVSPTATGPAAGIRRPGRFALGASRIGYEVTSYFRSPDAVFFTFLFPFIMLGIFTAAFSSSGDIQPGPGMEGVSVGAYYLPGMLAAGMLLSGVQNLAIDIATEKSDGTLKRLGGTPLSPVSYFLGKIGQVFVTGVMQAGLLLLAAATLFGIALPTEPEKWATFAWVFVLGVGTSALLGIALSSVPRSGKSASAVVIPILLVLQFISGVYLQFYALPEWMQNVASLFPLKWMAQGMRAVFLPEDFAVLEQNGAWELGWVAVALLAWLVVGLVLSRLTFRWIRRDA
- a CDS encoding isopenicillin N synthase family dioxygenase; this translates as MSGIPVLDLSLLNGTPEQQAAFRDELRRATHEVGFFSLVGHGVPAELIERAYAAARAFFALPESHKLAIENVKSPHFRGYTRMGGERTLGRVDIREQIDIGAERPAVPLGPDTPDYWVLQGPNLWPAALPELREVAEEWITRLDEVGTRLLRAWAEALGAPADTFDEAFATPSPYVKIVRYPGVEAEQPAQGVGAHKDLGVLTLLSVEEGKAGLQVEKDGEWIDVTPPPGAFVVNIGELLEIATGGYLKATLHRVVSPEPGTERISIPYFHGPSLDARIPSVELPPSLAAEARGITDDPANPLHAVFGENWLKSRMRSHPDVVEAQHPHLLVGA
- a CDS encoding LysE/ArgO family amino acid transporter, yielding MDVTVFAAGLGLGLSLIVAIGAQNVFVLRQGVRREHVFVVAAICAASDAVLIAAGVGGMGAALQAMPWLVGIARWAGAAFLVGYAVLAARRALRGADAGLVAEPALEQEGPGAAQGRVGTLTRTALAPVILTCLALTWLNPHVYLDTVILLGSVGATHGEARWTFAAGAITASLAWFFALAYGARLLGRPLASPLAWRILDGIIALVMLAIAASLVLAA
- a CDS encoding LysR family transcriptional regulator ArgP; translated protein: MHIPLDLARTLAAVVDAGTFEGAAADLRITPSAVSQRVKQLERRLGRVLAVRTKPVRPTEAGAAVVRLARQLALLEHDALAAFGGEDSASARPTTVPLAVNADSLATWFLPALARLAGAHPVVFDLHRDDQDFTAGLLESGTVMGAVTSQADPVAGCLVRPLGVMRYTAVATPGWIARWCPGGADAGALARAPRVDFDRRDDLQAEYLRRIGADAEQPPRHLVPASNDFATAIKLGLGWGLLPGFQCDEELADGRLVALGGPAVDVPLYWQQWNLGSPLLDAIAEGVTRDARRALDPPG